A segment of the Candidatus Pelagisphaera phototrophica genome:
CCGCCCAGCTAAAGGGACGAGACAACGCCGGGTTGTATCGCGGAGACGTTCTCCAAATCTTGACGAACGCATCTTGAAGCACCTCCTCGGCGACCATTCGATCGTGCAAGAACTTGAACGCGTAAGAAAAGAGAGGCCGCGAGTAGCGAGAGTAGAGCTCATCAAACGCTCCACGCTCACCGGCTGCGATACGCCGTATCAACTCAGCCTCAATGCTGGCATCATCCCTCGGTCCACTCATACCTCAAATCATTGGTCCGGCACCGGCGTGCCTAGGCTTGAAGGCAGTGAAGTCCCGCCCAAACCCGAGTCATCGAACTCCAGCTCAAAATGATCGTTCAATTCCCCGATCAGCTTAATTAAAGCCATCCGAAGCACCTCGTTATACTTGGCCGTGGTCCTTGTCTGCGACATCATCGGAAACCCCCCATCGGCGTACCTAAAGTACCCCAACTTATTCCTGCTTCGGCCCAGGGAAGTCTCCTTCAGCGACGCATTTAGCCGAACCTCGATCTCTCCGAGTCCATTGCTTCCCCACTTATGCACAAATAACTGCATTTCCGGCTGATCCTTGGGCACCCTCGCTCCAAACCGGACGATCTTGTAGGCCATCGGAAACTCCGCCAAATCCAGAACTTCGATCAAGGTCTCCTCAATATCGTAAAACCGGTCCGCCACATTTCCCTCATCATAAACATTATCGATTACGGTAATGTAGAGTACCTGATCCTGGCTCAGGTATATGAAGGGGATTTCCTTGGCGGCCTTGAGATTCGCGAGGGCCAAACCCGGTAAAACCAGGAACACCAATATGAGTCTCATTGTTTTCATTGTCGTTAGTCTAGCCGGAAACGACCTTAATCGGAATCGATTCTAGCAAAAATGAGTTCGTTGACCAGTATTCTTTGGATTCACTTTTCAAGGTGTCCACTCAACGAACTTCTAGGACAATCGATCCAAGCGAAGTCTTTGCCTCTCATCAAAGAGTCGCATTTCTAGCAATTTGAGGGCTGCTGCCATCCCAAACCCCACGCCTCCTGCGATAAAGAACCAAATGATAATCTGGTACTTAACCGCTTCCGTCGGCAAGGCCCCTGCCAAAATCTGTCCGGTCATCATTCCGGGCAGGGAAACAATTCCCGCCGTCGCCATCGAATTAACCACTGGCATGATACCCGTTCGGATGCAGTCCCGGAGATAGGGCAATATCGCCTCTCGAGACGTTTCGCCCAAAGCCAATCGCTGCTCGATGATCGCCCGATTGTCGTGCAGTGCCGACGTCAGACGATCCATGGAAAGGCTGATCGCGCTCATCGTATTGCTCATGATCATCCCAAGCAATGGGATAGCATATTGAGGTAGGTACCAGGGATCAGGCTTCACCACAACCAGAAGCCCAAAAAGCGCGATCGCGAATGAAGATACGAAAAGCGTAGAGGCCCCCAGCCCAAAAGACCTCCAGCCTTTGAGCCGCCTTTTTTGCCGGGCCATGATTTCGCTGGAGGCAACGATCAGCATAATAACCGCCATGATCGCCACATACGACAGCTCACCTTCTGCAAAGAGAAATTTTAGAACATAGCCGATCGCGAACAGCTGTACCACCAGTCGAACTGAAGCGATCGACAACGTACGAGTAACCCCCAATCGATAGTAGGCCAACAGTATTCCCAGTCCCACTACAATGGCAGCGGCGAATCCAATATCCCAAAAATCAAGTTCTATCGCGCCATTCATTTCGCCAACACCGCCCTATCCAATTCCTTTAGCGACTGGTTCTTCATTTCCAAAATACGATGCCCCAGTCTGCCAGCCTGATCTTTACTATGCGTAACCCAAAGAGTTGGGGCTGACTCTTCCCCGATATAATCCAGTAACACTTTTTCCACTACACTCGAGCTATTTTCATCCAAATTGGCCGTTGGTTCGTCCAGCAAAAGGACCTCTGGAGATCGATCCAGCATTCTTAGAATTCCCAATCGCTGCCGTTCCCCCATCGACAGGCGGCTCGGGGCCCATTCACCCGCATCATGGGGTAAGTTTACCTTGTCTAAATCTTCTCGGCTCAGGGGTTTTGAGAAGTGAAGATCCACGGTTTCCTCCCACCATAGGACCTCAGCAGCCAAATATCCCACCCGCTTTCTCCATTCCGGAGGACTAAAACTCTCTCGTCCCTTTCCCCAAAGAGAAACCTCGCCTTCATTGACGATCAAATCCGCGATCGCTCTCAATAAAAGTGACTTCCCCGATCCCGAATCACCGAGAAGGCAGACCACCTCACTTTCAGCGACGGATAAATCTAGATGCTCCCATTCGATGAAACTCAAATTTTGAATGTTCAACCCCTCCATCTCGCTAGTCATCTCTATCGTACTCCAAACAGTCGAACCCATCTGTGGCAAGGGATAGTTGCCAATCTGAAAAGATCTCTTTCTAATCCAGCCCAATGAGCAATTCCATACGACTAGGCATCGCAGGAGCACGATTCGGCGAAAAGCATGCCGCGGCTTTCAGCAAAATCGAAGGAATCGAATTGACGGGTATCGCTGATTTGGACGAAGAAAAACGTAACTCGTTATTCAATACATACGGCTTCAAACGGCAATTCGAGTCTTACCAATCCCTAATCGAGTCCGAAAGCCTAGACGCCATTGTTATCTGCCTACCCTCCCATCTGCATGAACGGGCGATCAGCACTGCCTTCGACGCTGACATACATGTTCTATGCGAAAAGCCGCCAGCGGTCAACGAAAGTGAAATGTCCCGCATCGTTTCTTCAGCCGGGTTTTGTGGAAAGACATTCATGTGGGCACGGCAGCAACGCTTTTCGCCTGAAATCAAAACGGCTCGCGAGCTAGTCGCTGAAGGGGCGCTGGGAGATGTCTATCGAGGTGAAGCCTCATGGCACTGGGGTTGGTGGCCCTTTGCTAACAACAACTGGAGAGGCAGCCGCGAAGAAGGAGGGGGAGCACTTTTGGAACTTGGTATCCACATGATCGATTCACTTTGGTACGTAATGGGATGTCCTGATCCAGTAGAAGCGATGGCCTCAAGCCACAGTCTCTTTCTCAAAGATCACGTACCCGATCCCGACTTCGTCGCAGAGGATTCCGTTTTCGGAATGGTCCGTTTCAAGAACGGCGCTAGCCTCAATTTCTCGTCCATGTTCTTTGGGCATGTCGAAGGTCCAAAATCACACTGGGGTGCTCCTACCGAACAATCCATCCGGCTTTTCGGCACCAAAGGATCCGTTGATCTGGTCCAAGGGGAACTCACACAGGCCGCGAAACCCGAAGCCTTGGTCAAGTCCTACGCCAGCCCCACAAGCGAAGCTGAGTGGTTCATCCTCCAAGCCCAAGAATTCCTCGATTCAATCATAGAATCACGGGAGCCTGAGAACAATGGCAAGCAGGGTCTCACCTTGATGAGGGTGCTCGATGCCCTCGCTCAGTCCGCAAAGGAAAAAAGAGCGGTCCCTATCAAAGCCACCCGTTCGCTCGAGGATCTTTTTGGCGGGCTCTAGCGATAACCCGCCCTCCCCAAACTCATTCAACCACGAACAGCTCGATAAGCCCCACACCTTCGGTGTCACCGACCCCAGAGAGCTGGAACGTGTACACGCCCTCGTTAAGGGTCAGCAACAGAGCAGCGTCTTTTGATCCGGCCGCAAGCGGCTTGTTGAGAGAGATTAATGCAGCTTCCAGTTCAACAGCGTTGCTGTCTTCCTCCCAATTGTCATTGGTCACAAGCATTTGGCTTCTGATGGGCGTTTCATCAAAGAGCGTCTGAAATACCCTGAGTTCAGGATCTGCGAGGGCACCCGGCACACCTTCCGCCGCAAGCTGAGGACCTAGACCGCGGACAAGCACCGTCTTGGTCGAGCCACCGAGTACCGTAAGCCCTCCAATCATGATGTCGCCGCCCGCGCCAACCAGTCCACGAGTAGCTAAATTGACCAAATCAGCTGACGCATCGTCGATCGTTAGGGCCCCGCCGCCTGAAGTCGCAGTGCCTGCGCTATTTCCAACTCTCACTGAATAAACACCTTCGTCGGCCGCTGACACGTTTTGAATGATCAAAGTCATACCCGTCTCACCAGCTAGCTCGACGTTATCTTTTAACCATTGAACGGAATCAACCACTCCACTCGATTCAAAGAAGAACTGAGCACGACCGCCTACAGGAACACGCGTTGCAACTGGATCACGCACAATTTCGGGGAGAACTAGCGGCACCTCGATGCTGATTGTGTACCATCCACCTTCACTGGAACCTTGGGCGTCATAAGCCTTTACGCCCAATACATTTTGATTCGAGTAGAACCCATCAGGCTCCAGAGTTGCGATTCGGCTGGGGGTGGTTGGGGCACCTGTCAAAATCAAAA
Coding sequences within it:
- a CDS encoding ABC transporter permease, producing MNGAIELDFWDIGFAAAIVVGLGILLAYYRLGVTRTLSIASVRLVVQLFAIGYVLKFLFAEGELSYVAIMAVIMLIVASSEIMARQKRRLKGWRSFGLGASTLFVSSFAIALFGLLVVVKPDPWYLPQYAIPLLGMIMSNTMSAISLSMDRLTSALHDNRAIIEQRLALGETSREAILPYLRDCIRTGIMPVVNSMATAGIVSLPGMMTGQILAGALPTEAVKYQIIIWFFIAGGVGFGMAAALKLLEMRLFDERQRLRLDRLS
- a CDS encoding ABC transporter ATP-binding protein — encoded protein: MGSTVWSTIEMTSEMEGLNIQNLSFIEWEHLDLSVAESEVVCLLGDSGSGKSLLLRAIADLIVNEGEVSLWGKGRESFSPPEWRKRVGYLAAEVLWWEETVDLHFSKPLSREDLDKVNLPHDAGEWAPSRLSMGERQRLGILRMLDRSPEVLLLDEPTANLDENSSSVVEKVLLDYIGEESAPTLWVTHSKDQAGRLGHRILEMKNQSLKELDRAVLAK
- a CDS encoding Gfo/Idh/MocA family protein, whose translation is MSNSIRLGIAGARFGEKHAAAFSKIEGIELTGIADLDEEKRNSLFNTYGFKRQFESYQSLIESESLDAIVICLPSHLHERAISTAFDADIHVLCEKPPAVNESEMSRIVSSAGFCGKTFMWARQQRFSPEIKTARELVAEGALGDVYRGEASWHWGWWPFANNNWRGSREEGGGALLELGIHMIDSLWYVMGCPDPVEAMASSHSLFLKDHVPDPDFVAEDSVFGMVRFKNGASLNFSSMFFGHVEGPKSHWGAPTEQSIRLFGTKGSVDLVQGELTQAAKPEALVKSYASPTSEAEWFILQAQEFLDSIIESREPENNGKQGLTLMRVLDALAQSAKEKRAVPIKATRSLEDLFGGL